The proteins below come from a single Vitis vinifera cultivar Pinot Noir 40024 chromosome 9, ASM3070453v1 genomic window:
- the LOC100255021 gene encoding receptor-like protein 14, whose translation MYFMFELSMESLSSKYLMWVFILLLVQICGCKGCIEEEKMGLLEFKAFLKLNDGHADFLLPSWIDNNISDCCNWERVICNPTTGRVKKLSLNDIRQQQNMLEVNWYYYENVKFWLLNVSLFLPFEELHHLNLSANSFDGFIENEGFKGLSSLKKLEILDISGNEFDKSALKSLGAITSLKTLAIRSMGLDGSFPIQELASSRNLEVLDLSYNDLESFQLVQDFASLSNLEILDLSYNSLTGIIPSSIRLMSHLKSLSLAANHLNGSLQNQDFASLSNLEILDLSYNSLTGILPSSIRLMSHLKSLSLAANHLNGSLQNQAFASLSNLEILDLSYNSLSGLIPSSIRLMSHLKSLSLAANHLNGSLQNQDFASLSNLEILDLSYNSLTGIIPSSIRLMSHLKSLSLAANHLNGSLQNQDFASLSNLEILDLSYNSLTGIIPSSIRLMSHLKSLSLAANHLNGYLQNQAFASLSNLEILDLSYNSLSGIIPSSIRLMSHLKSLSLAGNHLNGSLQNQDFASLSNLEILDLSYNSFSGILPSSIRLMSSLKSLSLAGNQLNGSLPNQGFCQLNKLQELDLNSNFFQGILPPCLNNLTSLRLLDLSHNLFSGNVSSSLLPSLTSLEYIDLSYNLFEGPFSFNSFANHSNLQVVIHGSDNNKFEIETEYPVGWVPLFQLKVLVLSNYKLIGDFPGFLRYQFRLTVVDLSHNNLTGSFPNWLLENNTRLEYLVLRNNSLMGQLLPLRPNSRITSLDISDNRLVGELQQNVANMIPNIEHLNLSNNGFEGILPSSIAEMSSLWSLDLSANSFSGEVPKQLLVAKDLEFLKLSNNKFHGEIFSRDFNLTSLEFLHLDNNQFKGTLSNVISRSSWLRVLDVSNNNMSGEIPSWIGNMTDLTTLVLGNNSFKGKLPPEISQLQRLEFLDVSQNTLSGSLPSLKSIEYLKHLHLQGNMFTGLIPRDFLNSSNLLTLDIRDNRLFGSIPNSISRLLELRIFLLRGNLLSGFIPNQLCHLTKISLMDLSNNNFSGSIPKCFGHIQFGDFKTEHNVYKPMFNPYSFFSIYTGYLVKYLFFSTEAHRDEVDEVEFVTKNRSNSYGGGILDFMSGLDLSCNNLTGEIPRELGMLSSILALNLSHNQLKGSVPKSFSKLSQIESLDLSYNKLSGEIPPEFIGLNFLEVFNVAHNNISGRVPDMKEQFGTFGESSYEDNPFLCGPMLKRKCNTSIESPNSPSQPSQESEAKWYDIDHVVFFASFVASYIMILLGFAAILYINPYWRQRWFNFIEECIYFRYYFAFDTHSKLLAYLCN comes from the exons ATGTACTTCATGTTTGAACTCTCAATGGAGAGTTTGTCATCTAAATATTTGATGTGGGTTTTTATACTACTCTTGGTTCAAATATGTGGATGCAAAGGTTGCATTGAAGAAGAGAAGATGGGTTTGCTTGAATTTAAGGCTTTTCTGAAATTGAATGATGGGCATGCAGATTTTCTTCTCCCTTCATGGATAGATAACAACATTAGTGACTGTTGTAACTGGGAGCGAGTTATATGCAATCCCACCACAGGTCGAGTTAAGAAGCTTTCCCTCAATGATATAAGGCAACAACAAAATATGTTGGAAGTCAATTGGTACTATTatgaaaatgtcaaattctGGTTACTAAATGTCTCCCTATTCCTTCCTTTTGAAGAACTTCACCATCTAAATTTGTCTGCAAACTCATTTGATGGGTTTATTGAGAATGAAG GATTTAAAGGGTTATCAAGTTTAAAGAAATTGGAGATCTTGGACATAAGTGGTAATGAGTTTGACAAAAGTGCCTTAAAATCTTTGGGCGCAATAACATCACTCAAGACATTAGCTATTCGCAGCATGGGACTGGATGGATCTTTTCCTATTCAAG AGTTAGCTAGTTCGAGAAATTTGGAAGTGTTGGATCTAAGCTATAATGATTTAGAAAGCTTTCAACTAGTGCAAG ATTTTGCAAGCTTAAGCAATTTGGAGATACTAGATTTGAGTTATAATTCCTTAACTGGGATTATTCCATCATCTATAAGATTGATGTCTCATCTCAAGTCTTTATCCTTGGCTGCAAATCACCTCAATGGTTCTTTacaaaatcaag ATTTTGCAAGCTTAAGCAATTTGGAGATACTAGATTTGAGTTATAATTCCTTAACTGGGATTCTTCCATCATCTATAAGATTGATGTCTCATCTCAAGTCTTTATCCTTGGCTGCAAATCACCTCAATGGTTCTTTacaaaatcaag CTTTTGCAAGCTTAAGCAATTTGGAGATACTAGATTTGAGTTATAATTCCTTGAGTGGGCTTATTCCATCATCTATAAGATTGATGTCTCATCTCAAGTCTTTATCCTTGGCTGCAAATCACCTCAATGGTTCTTTacaaaatcaag ATTTTGCAAGCTTAAGCAATTTGGAGATACTAGATTTGAGTTATAATTCCTTAACTGGGATTATTCCATCATCTATAAGATTGATGTCTCATCTCAAGTCTTTATCCTTGGCTGCAAATCACCTCAATGGTTCTTTacaaaatcaag ATTTTGCAAGCTTAAGCAATTTGGAGATACTAGATTTGAGTTATAATTCCTTAACTGGGATTATTCCATCATCTATAAGATTGATGTCTCATCTCAAATCTTTATCCTTGGCTGCAAATCACCTCAATGGTTATTTacaaaatcaag CTTTTGCAAGCTTAAGCAATTTGGAGATACTAGATTTGAGTTATAATTCCTTGAGTGGGATTATTCCATCATCTATAAGATTGATGTCTCATCTCAAATCTTTATCCTTGGCTGGAAATCACCTCAATGGTTCTTTacaaaatcaag attttgCAAGCTTAAGCAATTTGGAGATATTGGACTTGAGTTATAATTCATTTAGTGGGATCCTTCCATCGTCTATAAGATTGATGTCTTCTCTCAAGTCTTTATCTCTAGCTGGAAATCAACTCAATGGTTCCTTACCAAATCAAG GCTTTTGCCAACTGAACAAGCTTCAAGAGTTGGATCTTAATTCCAACTTCTTCCAAGGGATCCTTCCTCCATGTTTGAATAATTTAACATCTCTGAGGTTATTGGATCTTTCTCACAACCTATTCTCTGGaaatgtttcttcttctctcttgccTAGTCTCACATCCCTGGAGTACATCGATCTCAGTTATAATCTTTTTGAGGGTCCATTCTCTTTCAACTCTTTTGCTAATCACTCCAACCTTCAAGTGGTCATACATGGAAGTGATAACAACAAATTTGAGATAGAAACTGAATATCCAGTTGGTTGGGTTCCCCTGTTTCAGTTGAAAGTGCTTGTGCTATCCAACTATAAGCTCATCGGTGACTTTCCTGGTTTTCTTCGATACCAATTCAGATTAACCGTGGTTGATCTCTCCCATAATAACTTGACTGGAAGTTTCCCCAATTGGCTACTTGAAAACAATACGAGACTAGAATATCTAGTCCTGAGGAATAACTCTTTAATGGGTCAACTACTTCCCCTCAGACCTAATAGTCGTATCACTTCATTGGATATCTCAGACAACCGACTTGTTGGGGAACTTCAACAAAATGTGGCCAATATGATTCCAAATATTGAGCATCTAAATTTGTCCAACAACGGTTTTGAAGGTATTCTCCCATCCTCAATAGCCGAAATGAGTTCCTTATGGTCGTTGGATTTGTCTGCTAATAGTTTCTCAGGGGAAGTACCAAAGCAATTGCTTGTGGCAAAAGATTTGGAGTTtttgaaattatcaaataataaatttcatggtGAAATATTTTCAAGGGACTTTAACTTGACTTCGTTAGAGTTTTTGCATTTGGACAATAATCAGTTCAAAGGAACACTATCAAATGTAATCTCCAGAAGCTCTTGGTTAAGGGTGTTGGATGTGAGCAACAACAACATGTCAGGTGAAATTCCAAGCTGGATAGGTAACATGACCGATTTGACTACACTGGTGTTGGGCAACAATAGTTTTAAAGGCAAATTACCACCTGAGATTTCTCAATTGCAGCGGTTGGAGTTTCTTGACGTTTCTCAAAACACTCTTTCAGGATCTCTTCCTTCTTTGAAGAGCATAGAGTATTTAAAGCATCTACATTTGCAAGGGAACATGTTTACAGGATTAATACCCAGAGattttctcaattcctcaaatCTATTGACTTTGGATATCAGAGACAACAGGTTATTTGGAAGTATCCCCAATTCAATCTCTAGACTTTTGGAGCTAAGGATTTTTTTGCTAAGAGGAAACCTTTTAAGTGGTTTCATTCCAAATCAGCTTTGTCATTTGACTAAAATAAGCTTGATGGATCTTTCAAACAACAATTTTTCTGGGTCAATTCCCAAATGCTTTGGTCATATCCAATTTGGAGACTTCAAAACTGAGCACAATGTGTATAAACCGATGTTTAATCCATATTCATTTTTCTCTATATATACAGGTTActtagtaaaatatttatttttctctactgAGGCACACCGTGATGAAGTAGATGAAGTTGAGTTTGTTACCAAGAACAGGTCTAACTCCTACGGAGGTGGCATCCTTGATTTCATGTCTGGATTGGACTTATCATGTAACAACTTGACAGGTGAAATCCCTCGTGAACTTGGAATGCTAAGTTCGATTTTGGCATTGAATTTGTCTCATAATCAATTGAAGGGCTCCGTTCCAAAGAGTTTCTCCAAACTTTCTCAAATAGAGAGCTTAGACCTTTCTTATAATAAACTGAGTGGAGAAATTCCTCCAGAGTTTATTGGACTCAATTTTTTAGAGGTGTTCAATGTGGCTCACAACAACATCTCTGGTAGAGTTCCAGATATGAAAGAACAATTTGGGACATTTGGTGAAAGCAGCTATGAAGATAATCCTTTTCTTTGTGGGCCAATGTTAAAGAGGAAATGCAACACAAGTATTGAGTCACCAAACTCACCATCACAACCTTCTCAAGAAAGTGAGGCAAAATGGTATGATATCGATCATGTTGTTTTCTTTGCAAGTTTTGTTGCATCATATATCATGATATTGCTAGGATTTGCAGCCATCCTTTACATCAACCCTTATTGGCGTCAAAGATGGTTCAATTTTATTGAGGAATGTAtatattttcgttattattttGCTTTTGATACTCATTCCAAGTTATTAGCATATTTGTGTAATTAG